Genomic window (Mus caroli chromosome 14, CAROLI_EIJ_v1.1, whole genome shotgun sequence):
AAGcagcttttgcttttgcttttgctttctacATCCCAGCATCGGCTGGCTGTCTGGCAGGCAGGCACTGTCAAAGAATCTCATTTCTGACCCAACAAGAGCTCGTGGGTGGATAGGGGCAGCAAAGGGGTTGGCAGAAGGCCGATGCCTATCAGGCTTGCatcacagggaggcagagacacgtGGCTGTGCCACTAGTGTCCTATTCTGCTTCCGTGTGAGCTTCATTTGTGACACCTACGTAGTCCTCGCTTGGAATAGCAGGGTGAAAAGCAGCCCTGACGCTCACGTCTCCTTTGATGAGCTACATACCAGCATACAGCAGAACAGAAGGCCTTGGGAAAGACGGTCCAGTCAGGCGCCAGAACGGGTGACACCAACGATCTCTGTTCTTTGGAGGCAGCTATTTTAATAGAGCCTAATTACAGTGGCTATTTAGATGTGCAAGTATTTTGATTTGGGCCAAACATTTAGCTGataaatgccattttttttaaaaaagcaaattaataaaGTGGACATTTTACACTCCATTTGTGAAGCTTGATCTCCACTAATTGTCAACCCCCATGTTCAGGAGTCAAGGGTATATACAGTTCAGGGACAGGGGAGGAAATGGGTGGTAGAACTCCAAAATCAGAGACTGTCAAAGCCAGGTAATGGTTAAAACAATGTAAGCACAAGGGGTAACGTGCCTGTCAGATGGGAGCGTATCCAGCCCATAGGAAAACAGTAGTCTATAAAGTAACAGAGCCAATCAGATCTGCTTGtgagggaagagatggaggaaacGGTGAGAAAATGGTTACACAAGAGGCAGTGAGTATGTGTTTTGGCTTCACCTGTTCTGAGTTTGCTGCGTCAAAACACCTCGTCATAAAAGCTTTATAAAATTAACCAAAAAATAGACCATTTAGGAGTTAGAACTTGTTTTGGTTCTTTGAGCATGTCTGACTCAGAAATGTCTACACATTTCACTTCAGGGCTTcttggagcctcagtttccccattaaaaaaatgaccttcctgttttccagccttttgttCTCCTTCCAAGTGACACGACGGGATGATCCAGCAGCTTGGAAACCGCCCCGGGCCACCTGGAGAAAGACGCTTGCGTGAATGACGGACATTCAAAGAGATGAGTCTTCTATGACTCAAGGATCGCAAAATTGAGGCAGAGTGGCCATGACTGCCTTGTGATTCACACAGTGTTGCCGTTGGCTGGAGGGGTGGTGTGTCCTCTGACTTTGCTCTAGCAAGCGTGGAGCCTAAGTATCTTTACGCAAGTTCTGTGGATCAAGGAGCTTGAGGGGATTAGGTTTGAAGGGCTGAGGATAACTGGTGTTTCAGACTGATCAGGAGTTTTACCCTACAAGGAACAGTGG
Coding sequences:
- the Smim2 gene encoding small integral membrane protein 2 → MGETEAETRGCATSVLFCFRVSFICDTYVVLAWNSRVKSSPDAHVSFDELHTSIQQNRRPWERRSSQAPERTGLGNPMGLPWACSAHYNGYCYHCDDLE